A single Falco naumanni isolate bFalNau1 chromosome 20, bFalNau1.pat, whole genome shotgun sequence DNA region contains:
- the LOC121080140 gene encoding claw keratin-like codes for MVHSGTCTDGGASPCGVAAPQPIADSCNEPCVRQCPDSRVVIYPPPVVVTFPGPILSTFPQQSVVGSAGAPEAGTGFSAARAPGGSHVYGGARWGRGYPVGSCRPC; via the coding sequence ATGGTGCACTCGGGTACATGCACTGATGGTGGTGCCTCCCCGTGTGGGGTGGCTGCTCCACAGCCCATCGCTGACAGCTGCAACGAGCCCTGTGTTCGGCAGTGTCCTGACTCCAGAGTGGTGATCTACCCTCCGCCGGTGGTTGTGACCTTCCCTGGACCGATCCTCAGCACCTTCCCGCAGCAGAGCGTTGTGGGATCTGCAGGAGCTCCTGAAGCTGGAACTGGCTTTAGTGCCGCCCGTGCTCCTGGGGGCTCACATGTTTATGGTGGTGCCAGGTGGGGACGGGGGTACCCGGTTGGAAGCTGTAGACCATGCTAA